The Dehalococcoidia bacterium genomic interval CGAAATCAGGGACGTCGGTGGGACCGTACAGGCGGCGGACCGGCCGGCCGGAGGCGGTCACGAAGGCCGCCTGGCGTTCCGGGCCAGCGGCGCGCCGCTCCCACTCGTCTCGCCGGGCCTTCAATCGCTCGATGGTTGTCCTGTCGTACACGTCGCGGCCTCCTGGCGTGGCGCCCTGCGCCGCGCGGACGGCCGCCGCGCCTGGTCTGATCATAAGATCGCGGCCGCAGGAAAAACCCCCGATTACGCTGATTGGCACAGAGATTTCATGGCCCGCCGGGGGTCGGGCTGTCGCTGCCCTACGCGCGACGGAGTGAGCGCAGCGCAGGCTATCCATCGAAAGCTTGAGGCCGGCTTCCTTCGGAGCGACCCTCGGGCAGCCATGTCTGCGCTGGATCGGGCCGAAGCGACAATGACGGCTTTCGCGGGCGGGACTAGCGCATTACGCCGACGCGGACGTCGCGGAAGCGGGCAGCGCTGGCACCGTGCCCGGTGTGCATCACCTGCTCCGGCTGCCCCTTGCCGCAGTTCGGCGTGCCCCAGACCACCCAGCCGTCGCGGTTGACGACCGCGTCGCAGGAGCCCCAGAACCGGGGCGTCATGCCCGTGTAGGTAGCGTTCTTCACCAGGTCGCCGAGCTTGCCGTTCTTGATCTCGCGGGCCAGCTCGGTGCCGAACTGGAAGTTCAGCCGCTTGTCGTCGATGCTCCAGGAGCGGTTAGTCTCCATGTAGAGGCCTTCGTCCGTGTCCGCGATGAGGTCCTCCAGCGTCCACTCCCCCGGTTCCAGGTTCACGTTGGTCATGCGGATCAAGGGGATGCGGTTCCAGCCGCTCGCCCGCATGGCGCCGTTGCTGCGGCCTTCCAGGAGCGCTGGATCGATGGGCGCGCCGGCATCGGCCAGCGTCCGGGCCGCCGGCCCAAGGGTGGCAGCGGTCTCGCGTGAAGTGAGGTAGCCGACGAAGAGGCCATTGCGGACGACAGGCACGCGCTGCGCCGGGACACCTTCGTCGTCGAAACCAAAGGTGCCAAGGCCGCCCGGGATGGTGGCGTCCGCGGTCAGGTTTACGACTTCCGAGCCGTAGCGGAAGACGCCGAGCTTGTCGGTCGTGAGGAAGCTGGTTCCCGCGAAGGCCGCCTCAGTGCCGAGCACGCGGTCCAGCTCGATGGCGTGGCCGCAGCTCTCGTGCACCTGCAGGGCCACCTGGGAGCCGTCGAGGATTACGGTTGTGACGCCGGGCGGGCAGGGCTTGGCCCGCAGCAGCGCCGCCGCCTCCTCGGCGATGCGGCCGGCGTTGCTCGGCAGGTCCCAGCGCTCCACGAACTCCCAGCCTTCCGTGCCCTGGTGGCGGCCGACGCTGTTGGGGTAGCTGCGGTTCTGCACCTCCCCTTCGTCGACGGCGGTCGCTTCCAGGCCGCAACCGGTCTCGACGAGCTCCTGCTCGATGTAGGCGCCCTCGCTGGAGGCGAAGGTCTTGCTTTCGCGCTGGTTGTAGGTGCTGGCTTCCGCCATGACGATGCCCGGGACCGACATCATCGCCTCGCTGCAGCGCACGAGCAGGTCGATCTTCTTGTCCAGCGGCACCGCGAAGGGGTCCTTCTTGACCGGCGTCGCGTACTTCGCGATGTGACGCACGGGTGGACCGATCTCCGCCCGCGGCCCGCGGACCAGGGCCGAAGCCTTCGCGATCTTCACGGCTTGCGCGGCAACGCGGTCGGCCTCCGGCGCCGAGAGGTCGTTGCTCGCGGCGAAACCCCAGTAGCCGTCCACGATGACCCGCACGCCGAAGCCCAGGCCCTCGTCCAGCACCAGGCCCTCGACGTTGCGGTTGCGGACCGTGACCGACTCCGACCGGAAGTGCACCAGGCGCACGTCCACGTAAGACGCGCCGCGCATCCTCGCCGTGTCCAGGGCCCGCATCACGACGTCACGCATGCCGGAATGCCCCCTCATCGCCGTCGAAGACCCACTTCGTCGCCCGGTTCGGGAAGCCCTGGAGAGGCCAGGCATAGACGACCTGCGGCCGCAGGCACCAGAACGGCTCGAAATGGGAAACATCCAACGGGGCGCCTTCCTGGAAGTACTGCGGGTACTTCTCTCGCGACGCCGCCATCGAGGCCGGGCCGAGAGGGTCGGCAGGGTCTGTGACGTACTCGGCCTCGCCTTCGAGGATGATCGCTTCGCTTTCAGTGGGCAGATGGACCGACAGGGCGCGGTTACGGCGCAGGTTCCGCACCCAGCGCGTCCGGTCTGAGCCGCCGAAGCACAGCGCCCCCATCACCCAGACCCC includes:
- a CDS encoding TldD/PmbA family protein, whose product is MRDVVMRALDTARMRGASYVDVRLVHFRSESVTVRNRNVEGLVLDEGLGFGVRVIVDGYWGFAASNDLSAPEADRVAAQAVKIAKASALVRGPRAEIGPPVRHIAKYATPVKKDPFAVPLDKKIDLLVRCSEAMMSVPGIVMAEASTYNQRESKTFASSEGAYIEQELVETGCGLEATAVDEGEVQNRSYPNSVGRHQGTEGWEFVERWDLPSNAGRIAEEAAALLRAKPCPPGVTTVILDGSQVALQVHESCGHAIELDRVLGTEAAFAGTSFLTTDKLGVFRYGSEVVNLTADATIPGGLGTFGFDDEGVPAQRVPVVRNGLFVGYLTSRETAATLGPAARTLADAGAPIDPALLEGRSNGAMRASGWNRIPLIRMTNVNLEPGEWTLEDLIADTDEGLYMETNRSWSIDDKRLNFQFGTELAREIKNGKLGDLVKNATYTGMTPRFWGSCDAVVNRDGWVVWGTPNCGKGQPEQVMHTGHGASAARFRDVRVGVMR
- a CDS encoding pyridoxamine 5'-phosphate oxidase family protein, with amino-acid sequence MTEERASVTRARFPSEYGARGGSEDVLLSWSYVEDRLKAARNYWLGTISPDGRPHARPVDGVWVMGALCFGGSDRTRWVRNLRRNRALSVHLPTESEAIILEGEAEYVTDPADPLGPASMAASREKYPQYFQEGAPLDVSHFEPFWCLRPQVVYAWPLQGFPNRATKWVFDGDEGAFRHA